Sequence from the Prionailurus bengalensis isolate Pbe53 chromosome A3, Fcat_Pben_1.1_paternal_pri, whole genome shotgun sequence genome:
AGTGTGCGCCTTGTCCAGCTCGAGTATGGCTGTAGGTATCCCACCCCCTGGGCAGCGACCCCTCCTGGCCCAGTGTGGGACAGGAACTTGCGAGGACTCCCAAGCCAGCTAGCAAGGCCTTGGTCTGTCCAGCATTTGTTTAGAAGTTGGGGAATCGAATTTCCAATTATGCCTCTGcttgtgatcttggacaagtggCTCTCtggctctgggtctcagtttaGCCATCTCGGCTGTGATGGATTAGGATGCTGGCTTTGCCAGTATTTTCTGTATTAACCTAGAATCCCTAGGGCAGGGATTCTAAACTGATTTTACATCCAGGCTGCTTTGAAATCGTGTGCCCTTTTATTCGACAAATGCTCCTAGATTTAGGCATACCAGTTCAAAGGCACTGGAGGCCCCGGATTGAGAGCGTCTTAATCCTGAGGTCTGGTTCTTTATAGCTCTGCTAAGCTCTTTATTTATTCCTGTGATCATTTTATGGATTCACTGAGCTAGAACCCACTCTGTCAGGCCTGTGCCGGAAGCTGGATGAGCATAGGTGAATCAAGCACTACCTATATCCCCGGAAGCTGCTAAGGAGGGGTTAAAGTAGAAATAGGGCTGCAGCAATGTCAAAGTTTGGAAAAGAGGTGCTTATCTTGACCACACGAACAGCCCCATGACTCAGGCTGGGCCTGGAGAGCAgaaggaacttgcccaagttAATGACAAAGGGAGAACCGAGACCTAGATCTTTTGGGTCTCAGCCTCAAGTTCAGTTTGCCTTTGACAGCCTTCTTTCCACAGTGCCGTCCCTGCAGACTCTGTGCCGCCTAGTCATCCAGAGGAGTGTGGTGCACCGGTTGGCCATCGATGGGCTCCACCTGCCGAAAGGACTTAAGGATTTCTGCAAGTATGAGTAAGGGCTTGCGGCCACCCTGGAACAGGGCCACAGGAGCGCGTCCTGGCCCTGGAGCTGTGGCTGCTCCGAAGCTGGCCGTACTGCTGCCGGCCAGGCCTGGAAATAAACACAGCGATGCTGACACTGATCACTGGAGGGTCTCCTTGCCCTGGAAGCCTGTGAGGGGCACTTTTTAGAATTGTTGTGGGTCAGCAGgtcagagcaagagagagcattttatttttttaagtttatttatttttgagagagagagagagagaacgagtggggaaggggcagagagagagggggagaatcccgagcaggctccacactgtcagcacggagcccgatgctgggcttgaattcacgaaccatgagatcatgacctgagctgaaaccaagagtcgggcgcttaacagactgagccacccagtcaccccaagagAGAACATTTTAGACATTACCTAGACCAGTGGTACCCAGCCTGTCTACTCATTAGGGTTATCTGGGATACCTAGAAAGCTGATGCCCCAAACTCCATCTCCAGAGATTCTCATTCCATTTATCAAAGGATTAGGCCTAGACATCGTTGGTTTGTAAAAACAGCCTGGAGGTTCTAACATAGAGTCAGGATTGAGAAGCGCTTCTTTAGAGTAGAGGTCTCGACTTTGGCATATATTATAACCACTTAAAGACCTTTGAAAAATACTGACAACTGGGTCTGACCCtgggattctgatttaattggtctgggatgAGACTGGGCCTCAGTATTTCTAAAAGCTCCCAAGAGAATTTAATGTGCACCCCAGTGTGCGACCCAGTGTCCCAGACCAACGACTTCATTTTGCCATCGGGAAACTGAAGCCTAGAGATGGGAACGTATTCCAGAGGCACACAGCAAACTCCCTCTCTCATACTGCAGAGCACAAAGCACTCGCCTCCTTTATTTCTATCTCTGATCTTTTGCTTCCGTACAAATAAtcgcatttaatcctcacaacgcTGGTGAGGTGGTGGGCGGCCATTACTCCCACTTTAGAGAAGACTGTCCAGGAACAAAACTGTCAAAGTGACTCGCCCAAGGTAGAGGTAAGAACCTAGAATGTCCGGTCCCTGGTCCAATGCTCTTTTAACCCCATCCCATTGTCATATACGGGTTCTAGAATGAACAGGTCAGTGCTGTGAGGTGGGTTCTGGGTGTACAAGGGAGGGACTATGAAGTGACGTTCTAGAATGGTGGAAAGGGtaggagaggaggcaggtgacTGTTCCCTCACAAATGGGGGCTTTGGGGCAGACATGTCCTATTTCATGTCTCCACAAGCTCATCAAGGTCTTCTGCCTTCCAGCCAAGGTGAGAGAGGGTCTTCTGGAACTGGAGGGGGCACCACAACTTCCCCTGAGAACTTGTTTCCTGCCTCCTGGGAGGTGGAGGTTCTGCGGGGGATTTGGGGGCTGGCCCTGGAGTCAATTCTCTGAAGAACGCCATTCCAAAAGTCCTTGCCGGTAGCTACCTGCctgctcactcattcattcaacaaacacttctcCGTTACTTATTCGATGTTGGGGCCTGGGGATGTGGGTATGAGTAAAACACCTAGTTCCTCACCACTAGACAGCCCTGCTGGGGCTCCTGTTTCCAGTGCTCTGCTCCTATGCCCTGCCCCTCAGGGCCTCCTCAAAGAGACCAAGAATAACATTCCATCTCCTTCCTGTCTCTACAGGTGGGGCTGCTTCTCCGGGCGCATCCCTTGGCCTCTATAGTGCTGTAGAGCCAGTAGTGGTGGCCCCTGGTGGACTAGGCCCACTGAGCCAGAAACCTGAGCAGGTGGCGCCTGCTGCCCAGGCCCGGGGCCCGGCCCTGGCAGTGCCGGAAGCCAGGGGCTGCCCTGGGGGGGCTAGCTGGGAGACCCTGCGGCAGAAGGAGTACAGCCGATACCACCACAAGTCCCCCCACGCGAGGCAGCCGGAGAGCTTGGGCTGGGAGGACGGCTGCTCCAGAAACACAGCTCCCCAC
This genomic interval carries:
- the SPATA25 gene encoding spermatogenesis-associated protein 25, whose protein sequence is MVERVGEEAGDCSLTNGGFGADMSYFMSPQAHQGLLPSSQGGAASPGASLGLYSAVEPVVVAPGGLGPLSQKPEQVAPAAQARGPALAVPEARGCPGGASWETLRQKEYSRYHHKSPHARQPESLGWEDGCSRNTAPHLGGPSRPGPLLLCGLSPGILPMPSEAGGKEAGSQPDICILTLAMMIAGIPTVPVPGLREEDLIRAAQAFMMAHPEPEGAVEGARWEQARAHAASGQMRLMRSRRGQPPGSCL